Proteins encoded together in one Longimicrobium sp. window:
- the hutH gene encoding histidine ammonia-lyase, translated as MQRVEIDGDGLTLEELERVAAGGDAEVALAAGVEERILRSRAIVEDAIHRGAVVYGVTTGFGRLAETVIPLDRIEELQINLIRSHACGTGPGLARAEVRAITLLRANVLAKGFSGVRPVVVERLLDLLNRGVHPVIPEQGSVGASGDLAPLSHLALVLVGEGEAEIGGEVVSGAEALRRAGVEPLRLQAKEGLALNNGTQVMTGIGALALLGAERAVETADVAGAMSLEALRGTPDAFHPAIMRARPHPGQAASAERLRALLADSEIRESHRYGDPRVQDAYSLRCMPQVHGAARNAFAYVRQVLETEANSATDNPLIFPDEDGGLVISGGNFHGQPIAQVLDLLAIALADLASISERRIERLVNPDLSGDLPPFLTGDAGVSSGFMIAQITAAALVNECKVLATPASVDSIPTGAGKEDHVSMGMASALKLRRVLANVQTVLGLELMIAAQGLEHRKPLRPGRGVERAYALVRERIPPLDRDRVLAPDIEAAAELVRSGVFAGIWTGG; from the coding sequence ATGCAGCGGGTCGAGATCGACGGAGACGGGCTGACGCTGGAGGAGCTGGAGCGCGTGGCGGCCGGCGGCGACGCGGAAGTCGCGCTGGCGGCGGGGGTGGAGGAGCGCATCCTCCGCTCGCGGGCCATCGTGGAGGACGCCATCCATCGCGGCGCGGTGGTGTACGGCGTGACCACCGGCTTCGGGCGGCTGGCGGAGACGGTGATCCCGCTGGACCGCATCGAGGAGCTGCAGATCAACCTCATCCGCTCGCACGCCTGCGGCACCGGCCCCGGCCTTGCGCGCGCCGAGGTGCGTGCCATCACCCTGCTGCGCGCCAACGTCCTCGCCAAGGGCTTCTCCGGCGTCCGCCCGGTGGTCGTCGAGCGGCTGCTGGACCTGCTGAACCGCGGCGTCCACCCCGTCATCCCCGAGCAGGGCTCCGTCGGCGCGTCGGGCGACCTGGCACCGCTCTCCCATCTCGCCCTCGTGCTGGTCGGCGAGGGCGAGGCGGAGATCGGCGGCGAGGTCGTCTCCGGAGCCGAGGCGCTGCGCCGCGCGGGCGTCGAGCCGCTCAGGCTGCAGGCGAAGGAGGGCCTCGCGCTGAACAACGGCACGCAGGTGATGACGGGGATCGGCGCGCTCGCCCTCCTCGGCGCCGAGCGCGCGGTGGAGACGGCGGACGTCGCGGGGGCGATGTCGCTCGAGGCGCTGCGGGGGACGCCGGACGCCTTCCATCCGGCCATCATGCGCGCCCGCCCGCACCCCGGCCAGGCCGCCAGCGCCGAGCGCCTGCGCGCGCTGCTGGCCGACAGCGAGATCCGCGAGAGCCATCGCTACGGCGACCCGCGCGTGCAGGACGCGTACTCCCTGCGGTGCATGCCGCAGGTGCACGGCGCCGCGCGCAACGCCTTCGCCTACGTGCGCCAGGTGCTGGAGACGGAGGCCAACAGCGCCACCGACAACCCGCTCATCTTCCCGGACGAGGACGGCGGGCTGGTGATCAGCGGCGGCAACTTCCACGGCCAGCCGATCGCGCAGGTGCTGGATCTCCTCGCCATCGCCCTGGCGGACCTCGCGTCCATCTCCGAGCGGCGGATCGAGCGGCTGGTGAACCCCGACCTGTCGGGCGACCTGCCGCCCTTCCTGACCGGCGACGCGGGCGTCAGCAGCGGCTTCATGATCGCCCAGATCACCGCCGCGGCGCTGGTGAACGAGTGCAAGGTGCTGGCGACGCCCGCGAGCGTGGACTCCATCCCCACCGGCGCGGGGAAGGAAGACCACGTGAGCATGGGGATGGCGAGCGCGCTGAAGCTGCGGCGCGTGCTGGCGAACGTGCAGACGGTGCTGGGGCTGGAGCTGATGATCGCCGCGCAGGGGCTGGAGCACCGCAAGCCGCTGCGCCCGGGGCGCGGCGTGGAGCGCGCGTACGCCCTCGTCCGCGAGCGCATCCCCCCGCTGGACCGCGATCGCGTGCTGGCGCCCGACATCGAGGCTGCGGCCGAGCTGGTGCGGAGCGGCGTCTTCGCCGGGATCTGGACGGGCGGGTAG
- the hslU gene encoding ATP-dependent protease ATPase subunit HslU: protein MATNDTEIRQDPPKPARRDGGKTEDGEPQPWLDELTPRGIVAELDKYIVGQREAKKAVAIALRNRWRRQRVDDELRDEIVPNNIIMIGPTGVGKTEIARRLARLAGAPFVKVEASKFTEVGYVGRDVESMVRDLVDAAVNMVRTDREDEVQEVAEQRVEERLLDLLIPPVEGEKQGPPQAPAPPKDADGTPRVFVAGPQGSVERREDAEVRERRERTREKFRQLLQDGKLEDREVEVEVTQSMPIENMMIPMGGGMDGMDGNLMDMLQDMLPKKSKRRNVTVSEARRILLQDELDKLVNMDEVVNEALDRVEEMGIIFLDEIDKIAGDHGGAGPDVSREGVQRDLLPVVEGSTVQTKYGIVRTDHILFIAAGAFHVAKPSDLIPELQGRFPIRVELKSLTEADFVRILTEPKNALLTQYRALVAAEGATLEFSDDGVNEIARIAAQVNERMENIGARRLHTVLTTLLEDILFDLPELEMKEIRIDADTVRNRLKDIVEDEDLRKYIL, encoded by the coding sequence ATGGCGACGAACGACACCGAGATCCGGCAGGACCCCCCGAAGCCCGCGCGCAGGGATGGCGGCAAGACCGAGGACGGCGAGCCGCAGCCCTGGCTGGACGAGCTGACGCCCCGCGGCATCGTGGCCGAGCTGGACAAGTACATCGTGGGGCAGCGCGAGGCCAAGAAGGCCGTGGCCATCGCGCTGCGCAACCGCTGGCGCCGCCAGCGGGTGGACGACGAGCTGCGCGACGAGATCGTCCCCAACAACATCATCATGATCGGCCCCACCGGCGTGGGGAAGACCGAGATCGCCCGCCGCCTGGCCCGCCTGGCCGGCGCGCCGTTCGTGAAGGTGGAGGCCAGCAAGTTCACCGAGGTGGGCTACGTGGGCCGCGACGTGGAGTCGATGGTCCGCGATCTCGTCGATGCCGCCGTGAACATGGTGCGCACCGACCGCGAGGACGAGGTGCAGGAGGTGGCCGAGCAGCGCGTGGAGGAGCGGCTGCTGGACCTTCTCATCCCCCCGGTGGAGGGCGAGAAGCAGGGACCGCCGCAGGCGCCCGCCCCGCCGAAGGACGCCGACGGGACGCCGCGCGTGTTCGTGGCCGGTCCGCAGGGCTCCGTGGAGCGCCGCGAGGACGCCGAGGTGCGCGAGCGGCGGGAGCGGACGCGCGAGAAGTTCCGCCAGCTGCTGCAGGACGGGAAGCTGGAAGACCGCGAGGTGGAGGTCGAGGTCACGCAGAGCATGCCCATCGAGAACATGATGATCCCGATGGGCGGCGGGATGGACGGGATGGACGGCAACCTGATGGACATGCTGCAGGACATGCTGCCCAAGAAGTCCAAGCGCCGCAACGTGACCGTGAGCGAGGCCCGGCGCATCCTGCTGCAGGACGAGCTGGACAAGCTGGTGAACATGGACGAGGTGGTGAACGAGGCGCTGGACCGCGTGGAGGAGATGGGGATCATCTTCCTCGACGAGATCGACAAGATCGCGGGCGACCACGGCGGCGCGGGCCCCGACGTGTCGCGCGAGGGGGTGCAGCGCGACCTGCTGCCCGTGGTCGAGGGCTCGACGGTGCAGACCAAGTACGGGATCGTGCGCACCGACCACATCCTGTTCATCGCCGCGGGCGCGTTCCACGTGGCCAAGCCCAGCGACCTGATCCCCGAGCTGCAGGGCCGCTTCCCCATCCGCGTGGAGCTGAAGTCGCTCACCGAGGCGGACTTCGTGCGCATCCTCACCGAGCCGAAGAACGCGCTGCTGACGCAGTACCGCGCGCTGGTGGCGGCCGAGGGAGCCACGCTTGAGTTCAGCGACGACGGGGTGAACGAGATTGCCCGCATCGCCGCGCAGGTGAACGAGCGGATGGAGAACATCGGCGCGCGCCGCCTGCACACGGTGCTGACGACGCTGCTGGAGGACATCCTCTTCGACCTCCCCGAGCTGGAGATGAAGGAGATTCGCATCGACGCCGACACCGTGCGCAACCGCCTGAAGGACATCGTGGAGGACGAGGACCTGCGGAAGTACATCCTGTAG
- the hslV gene encoding ATP-dependent protease subunit HslV: protein MSIQTWHATTILAVRRDGKVALGGDGQVTTGDIVAKSTAVKVRKLRDGRILAGFAGSVADAFTLFEKFEEKLERYPGNLSKAAVELAKEWRNDRYLRRLEALLAVADRQHTYMISGTGDVIEPDDDIVAIGSGGAYALAAARALKEHSSLTAPEIVRRGLEIAGEICIYTNTNITVLELE from the coding sequence ATGAGCATTCAGACGTGGCACGCCACCACCATCCTGGCCGTCCGCCGCGACGGCAAGGTCGCGCTGGGCGGCGACGGGCAGGTGACCACCGGCGACATCGTGGCCAAGAGCACCGCGGTGAAGGTCCGCAAGCTGCGCGACGGGCGCATCCTGGCCGGGTTCGCCGGCTCGGTGGCCGACGCCTTCACCCTGTTCGAGAAGTTCGAGGAGAAGCTGGAGCGCTACCCCGGCAACCTTTCCAAGGCCGCCGTGGAGCTGGCCAAGGAGTGGCGCAACGACCGCTACCTGCGCCGCCTGGAGGCGCTGCTGGCGGTGGCCGACCGGCAGCACACCTACATGATCAGTGGCACCGGCGACGTGATCGAGCCGGACGACGACATCGTGGCCATCGGCTCGGGGGGCGCGTACGCGCTGGCGGCGGCGCGCGCGCTGAAGGAGCACTCCTCGCTCACCGCGCCCGAGATCGTGCGCCGCGGGCTGGAGATCGCCGGCGAGATCTGCATCTACACGAACACCAACATCACCGTGCTGGAGCTGGAGTGA